A window of the Tistrella mobilis genome harbors these coding sequences:
- a CDS encoding metal-dependent hydrolase family protein, which translates to MTSASKAAPRGAGTVFRNARVLDVVAGRYLDGQSVWVEGGVIRAIAPDADRMAGADAEVIDLGGKVLMPGLCDAHVHVTAITPNFAELGRMSPFYVTVHTADVLKGMLERGFTTVRDAGGADWGLAKAVAEGALPGPRLLYCGKALSQTGGHADMRGPGQQELGECFCCAGLGRVCDGVPEMRRACRDLIRTGATHLKLMVSGGVASPTDRIDSTQFAMEELYAAVEEAEAANIPVMGHAYTARAINRALEAGITSIEHGNLLDESSVQLFVEKGRWLVPTLATYSALAEEGLAAGMPADLHRKVYDVLDAGREALRLAHAGGVRIAFGTDLLGIMHRRQLTEFALRAQVQAPIDVIRSATTVAADLFRMGDRIGRVEPGLLADLIVVDGDVLHDVAPWSRPDETIRLVMKEGSVLVAR; encoded by the coding sequence ATGACCTCCGCTTCCAAGGCCGCGCCCCGGGGGGCCGGCACCGTCTTCCGCAATGCCCGGGTGCTGGATGTCGTCGCCGGCCGCTATCTCGACGGCCAGTCGGTCTGGGTCGAGGGCGGGGTGATCCGCGCCATAGCCCCCGATGCCGACCGCATGGCCGGTGCCGATGCCGAGGTGATCGATCTCGGCGGCAAGGTGCTGATGCCGGGCCTGTGCGACGCCCATGTCCATGTCACGGCGATCACGCCCAACTTCGCCGAACTCGGCCGGATGTCGCCCTTCTACGTCACGGTCCACACCGCCGACGTGCTGAAGGGCATGCTGGAGCGCGGCTTCACCACCGTGCGCGATGCCGGTGGTGCCGATTGGGGGCTGGCCAAGGCGGTCGCAGAAGGCGCGCTGCCCGGTCCGCGGCTGCTCTATTGCGGCAAGGCGCTCTCGCAGACCGGCGGTCATGCCGACATGCGCGGGCCCGGCCAGCAGGAACTGGGCGAGTGTTTCTGCTGTGCGGGGCTCGGCCGGGTCTGCGACGGCGTACCCGAGATGCGCCGGGCCTGCCGTGATCTGATCCGCACCGGCGCTACCCATCTCAAGCTGATGGTCTCAGGCGGTGTCGCCTCGCCGACCGACCGGATCGACAGCACCCAGTTCGCGATGGAAGAACTCTACGCGGCAGTGGAAGAGGCCGAGGCCGCCAACATTCCGGTCATGGGCCATGCCTATACCGCCCGCGCGATCAACCGGGCGCTGGAGGCGGGTATCACCTCGATCGAGCACGGCAATCTGCTCGACGAAAGCTCGGTGCAGCTGTTCGTCGAAAAGGGCCGTTGGCTGGTGCCGACGCTTGCGACCTATTCGGCCCTGGCCGAAGAGGGGTTGGCGGCAGGCATGCCGGCCGATCTGCACCGCAAGGTCTATGACGTGCTGGATGCCGGCCGCGAGGCGCTGCGCCTGGCCCATGCGGGCGGGGTCAGGATCGCCTTCGGCACCGACCTGCTCGGCATCATGCATCGCCGCCAGCTGACCGAATTCGCCCTGCGGGCCCAGGTCCAGGCGCCGATCGACGTGATCCGCTCGGCCACCACCGTCGCGGCCGATCTGTTCCGCATGGGCGACCGCATCGGCCGGGTTGAACCGGGCCTGCTCGCCGACCTGATCGTCGTGGACGGCGACGTCCTTCATGACGTCGCACCCTGGTCGCGGCCGGACGAGACCATCCGACTGGTGATGAAGGAAGGCAGTGTGCTGGTGGCGCGGTGA
- a CDS encoding J domain-containing protein: MAIDLFSIRRTAAYAPDGTRLCDCEGCGEEGAFRAPKSRDRLRDYYFFCLEHVRAYNKGWDYFKGLSSAEIDRHLHDDMTWHRPSWPFASADRDQADEVARAAAQMFREGRTSDPFGMFGAAGRAAERVRAAAEARFTPDERQAFKTLGIDPTRDLPQIKDHYKKLAKRLHPDVTGGDAASEERMKSVNQAYSFLMHRASDWT; this comes from the coding sequence ATGGCGATCGACCTCTTCAGCATCCGGCGCACCGCCGCCTACGCTCCCGACGGAACCCGGCTCTGCGACTGCGAGGGCTGCGGAGAGGAAGGTGCGTTCCGCGCGCCCAAATCGCGCGACCGGCTGCGGGACTACTATTTTTTCTGTCTGGAGCATGTCCGCGCCTACAACAAGGGCTGGGACTACTTCAAAGGGCTGAGTTCGGCCGAGATCGACCGTCACCTGCATGACGACATGACCTGGCACCGCCCCTCCTGGCCCTTCGCCAGCGCCGATCGCGACCAGGCCGACGAGGTTGCCCGTGCCGCGGCCCAGATGTTTCGTGAAGGCCGGACCAGTGACCCCTTCGGCATGTTCGGCGCCGCAGGCCGCGCGGCCGAGCGCGTGCGCGCCGCCGCCGAGGCCCGCTTCACCCCCGACGAGCGCCAGGCGTTCAAAACCCTGGGCATCGACCCGACCCGCGATCTGCCGCAGATCAAGGACCATTACAAGAAACTCGCCAAACGGCTGCACCCCGACGTCACCGGCGGCGACGCCGCGTCGGAGGAACGCATGAAATCGGTGAACCAGGCCTATTCCTTTTTGATGCACCGCGCGTCAGACTGGACCTGA
- a CDS encoding helix-turn-helix domain-containing protein, translated as MKTTKSRAQEVDRYVGARIRERRIMLGLTQQQLADMIGVTYQQAHKYERGINRIAAGRLYDIAQALGVTISYFFEGLEQGGQVEMTPRQRMCLELARNFSMIQNGKHQEALSTLARSLADAS; from the coding sequence ATGAAGACCACCAAGAGCCGGGCCCAGGAAGTCGATCGTTACGTCGGTGCGCGGATCCGCGAGCGCCGCATCATGCTGGGCCTGACCCAGCAGCAGCTGGCTGACATGATCGGCGTGACCTACCAGCAGGCCCACAAGTACGAGCGCGGTATCAACCGCATCGCCGCCGGCCGTCTCTACGACATCGCGCAGGCCCTGGGCGTCACCATCTCCTACTTCTTCGAGGGCCTCGAGCAGGGCGGTCAGGTTGAGATGACCCCGCGTCAGCGCATGTGCCTGGAGCTGGCCCGCAACTTCTCGATGATCCAGAACGGCAAGCACCAGGAAGCGCTGAGCACTCTTGCCCGCAGCCTGGCCGACGCCTCCTGA
- a CDS encoding BolA family protein — translation MTIRDRIETKLTAAFAPERLVITDESDRHAGHAGHQPGGETHFRVEIVAAAFDGLTRVTRQRRVYDVLSDELAERVHALALITRTPAEVAQS, via the coding sequence ATGACCATCAGAGATCGGATCGAGACCAAGCTGACGGCGGCCTTCGCGCCGGAGCGGCTGGTGATCACCGACGAAAGCGACCGGCATGCCGGCCATGCAGGCCATCAGCCCGGCGGCGAAACACATTTCCGCGTCGAGATCGTGGCCGCTGCCTTTGATGGTCTGACCCGCGTGACGCGTCAGCGCCGGGTCTATGACGTGCTGTCCGACGAGCTGGCGGAACGGGTTCACGCCTTGGCGCTCATCACCCGCACGCCGGCTGAGGTGGCGCAGAGCTGA
- the cobT gene encoding cobaltochelatase subunit CobT, producing MRKRNDPQSVEQFKRALTSTVKAMAGTPQLEVAFTFEPPRLRGDRVNLRAPMRNLPEQQVARIRGEADQISLRVRHHDARIHMARQPQGELSRRLYESCEQLRIEALGGRNMTGVRGNLARLQEDQLREQPQRLAVDGSPESLCEAALLLLRERLTGVPTPEIARDLVEHWRPMIESKAGEDLARLPEIMADQKRFSEGVRDLLSDLDIEAETEGELDEDREPDEADDQAEAEAQEQPDGEGGEQSQDGDDSGQSSEGAPETGDGEADADMAASDPDSESGAGGEDSSSRVRPWMPPGSNENEPATDVYHPYTTEFDEVVEASELATEDELNRLRGLLDQQMTHLHGVITKLANRLQRRLLAKQSRGWEFDLDEGLLDSSKLARVVVQPLYSQTYKRERDTDFRDTVVTLLIDNSGSMRGRPISVAAMSADILARTLERCGVKVEILGFTTRDWKGGQSRKKWLDGGKPQTPGRLNDLRHIVYKSADWPWRRARKNLGLMLREGLLKENIDGEAILWAHNRLLARPENRRILMVISDGAPVDDSTLSVNSSNYLDRHLRQVIEWIESRSPVDLVAIGIGHDVTRYYKRAVTIVDAEQLGGTVMNQLAELFDEDQGGRGGRPTRLRH from the coding sequence ATGCGCAAGCGCAACGATCCGCAATCCGTCGAGCAGTTCAAACGTGCCCTGACCAGCACCGTGAAGGCGATGGCGGGCACGCCTCAGCTCGAAGTCGCCTTCACCTTCGAACCGCCGCGGCTGCGCGGCGACCGGGTGAACCTGCGCGCGCCGATGCGCAACCTGCCGGAACAGCAGGTGGCCCGCATCCGCGGCGAAGCGGACCAGATCTCGCTGCGCGTGCGCCATCATGACGCCCGCATCCACATGGCCCGCCAGCCCCAGGGTGAGCTGTCCCGCCGGCTCTACGAGAGCTGCGAGCAGCTGCGCATCGAAGCCCTGGGCGGGCGGAACATGACCGGCGTGCGCGGCAATCTGGCCCGGCTGCAGGAAGACCAGCTTCGCGAGCAGCCGCAGCGTCTGGCGGTCGATGGTAGCCCGGAATCGCTTTGCGAAGCGGCCTTGCTGCTGCTGCGCGAGCGCCTGACCGGTGTGCCGACGCCCGAGATCGCCCGGGACCTGGTCGAGCACTGGCGCCCGATGATCGAGAGCAAGGCCGGCGAAGATCTCGCCCGCCTGCCCGAGATCATGGCCGACCAGAAGCGCTTTTCCGAAGGCGTGCGCGACCTGTTGTCCGACCTCGACATCGAGGCCGAGACCGAAGGCGAACTCGACGAGGATCGCGAACCCGACGAGGCCGATGATCAGGCCGAGGCGGAAGCCCAGGAACAGCCCGACGGCGAAGGCGGCGAGCAGTCGCAGGACGGCGACGACAGCGGCCAGTCGAGCGAGGGCGCGCCAGAGACCGGCGACGGCGAGGCCGATGCCGACATGGCGGCCAGCGACCCCGATTCCGAAAGCGGCGCCGGCGGCGAGGACAGCTCGTCCCGGGTACGCCCCTGGATGCCGCCCGGCTCCAACGAAAACGAACCCGCCACCGACGTCTACCACCCCTACACCACCGAATTCGACGAAGTGGTGGAGGCCAGCGAGCTTGCGACCGAAGACGAGCTGAACCGCCTGCGCGGCCTGCTCGACCAGCAGATGACCCATCTGCACGGCGTGATCACCAAGCTTGCCAACCGCCTGCAGCGCCGCCTGCTGGCCAAGCAGTCGCGCGGCTGGGAGTTCGACCTCGACGAAGGCCTGCTCGACAGTTCCAAGCTGGCCCGCGTCGTGGTCCAGCCGCTCTACAGCCAGACCTATAAGCGCGAGCGCGACACCGACTTCCGCGACACCGTGGTCACGCTGCTGATCGACAATTCCGGCTCCATGCGTGGCCGGCCGATCTCGGTGGCTGCAATGAGCGCCGACATCCTTGCCCGCACGCTGGAGCGCTGCGGCGTGAAGGTCGAAATCCTGGGCTTCACCACCCGGGACTGGAAGGGCGGCCAGTCGCGCAAGAAGTGGCTCGACGGCGGCAAGCCGCAGACGCCGGGCCGGCTCAACGATCTGCGCCATATCGTCTACAAATCGGCCGACTGGCCATGGCGGCGGGCGCGGAAGAATCTGGGCCTGATGCTGCGCGAAGGCCTGCTGAAGGAGAATATCGACGGCGAGGCGATCCTCTGGGCCCATAACCGCCTGCTGGCGCGGCCCGAGAACCGCCGGATCCTGATGGTGATCTCCGACGGCGCACCGGTGGACGACAGCACGCTGTCGGTCAACAGCTCGAACTATCTGGACCGCCATCTGCGCCAGGTGATCGAGTGGATCGAGAGCCGGTCGCCGGTCGATCTGGTTGCGATCGGTATCGGCCACGACGTCACCCGCTACTACAAGCGTGCCGTCACCATCGTCGATGCCGAACAGCTGGGCGGCACGGTGATGAACCAGCTGGCCGAACTCTTCGACGAAGACCAGGGCGGCCGCGGCGGCCGCCCCACCCGCCTCAGACACTGA
- the cobS gene encoding cobaltochelatase subunit CobS, with the protein MASETLAAPTPNTPDIKVSVRQVFGIDSDMEVPAFSDRSEHVPDLDQTYRFQPDVTLAILAGFAFNRRVMIQGYHGTGKSTHIEQVAARLNWPCVRVNLDSHISRIDLIGKDAIVLRDGKQVTEYKEGILPFCLQRPTALVFDEYDAGRADVMFVIQRILENEGKLTLVEQNKVIRPHPYFRIFATANTVGLGDTTGLYHGTQQINQGQMDRWNVVVTLNYLAPDEESAIVLSKLPEFDNADGHKTVRSMVALADLTRSAFINGDISTVMSPRTVLTWAENYRIFKDLQLAFRFTFLNKCDEVERPLIAEYYQRCFGTELHVPGIRHMG; encoded by the coding sequence ATGGCTTCCGAGACCCTGGCCGCCCCGACCCCGAACACGCCGGATATCAAGGTGTCTGTGCGACAGGTCTTCGGCATCGACAGCGACATGGAGGTGCCGGCATTCAGCGATCGCAGCGAGCATGTGCCCGATCTGGACCAGACCTACCGCTTTCAGCCGGATGTCACCCTCGCCATTCTCGCCGGTTTCGCCTTTAACCGCCGCGTGATGATCCAGGGCTATCACGGCACCGGCAAGTCGACCCATATCGAGCAGGTCGCGGCCCGGCTGAACTGGCCCTGCGTGCGCGTCAACCTGGACAGCCACATCAGCCGTATCGACCTGATCGGCAAGGACGCCATCGTGCTGCGCGACGGCAAGCAGGTGACCGAATACAAGGAAGGCATCCTGCCCTTCTGCCTGCAGCGCCCGACCGCGCTCGTCTTCGACGAATATGATGCCGGCCGTGCCGACGTGATGTTCGTGATCCAGCGCATTCTGGAGAACGAGGGCAAGCTGACCCTGGTCGAACAGAACAAGGTCATCCGCCCCCATCCCTATTTCCGGATCTTCGCCACCGCCAACACGGTGGGCCTCGGCGACACGACCGGCCTCTATCATGGCACCCAGCAGATCAACCAGGGCCAGATGGACCGCTGGAACGTGGTGGTCACGCTGAACTATCTGGCGCCGGACGAAGAGAGCGCGATCGTTCTGTCGAAGCTGCCGGAATTCGACAATGCCGACGGCCACAAGACCGTGCGGTCGATGGTCGCCCTGGCCGACCTCACCCGCAGCGCCTTCATCAACGGTGACATCTCGACCGTCATGTCGCCGCGCACGGTGCTGACCTGGGCCGAGAACTACCGGATCTTCAAGGATCTGCAGCTCGCCTTCCGCTTCACCTTCCTCAACAAGTGTGACGAGGTGGAGCGCCCGCTGATCGCCGAATACTATCAGCGCTGCTTCGGCACCGAGCTGCACGTCCCCGGCATCCGCCACATGGGTTGA
- a CDS encoding ABC transporter ATP-binding protein → MTRLLTVSDLAAGYGEVDIVSGISLHVDALEIVTIAGTNGSGKSTLVKALMGLLTRVRGEMRLGDTPLPGVPAEKRIGMGVVYVPQVENVFPTLTVTENLQVVEGVADRRQRIEAMFDRFPALAERRRTRAGALSGGERQQLAFARALMPAPKLMILDEPTAALSPALVHEVLELIRGLPALGVSALLVEQRARQALAISDRGYILDTGRVVIQDTAERLLADERMADLYLGTH, encoded by the coding sequence ATGACCCGGCTGCTGACCGTCTCGGATCTTGCCGCGGGCTATGGCGAGGTCGACATCGTCTCGGGCATCTCGCTCCATGTCGATGCGCTGGAGATCGTGACCATCGCCGGCACCAACGGCTCGGGCAAATCGACCCTGGTCAAGGCGCTGATGGGGCTGCTCACCCGGGTGCGCGGCGAGATGCGCCTGGGCGATACCCCGCTGCCGGGCGTGCCGGCCGAAAAGCGTATCGGCATGGGCGTGGTCTATGTGCCCCAGGTCGAGAACGTCTTTCCGACCCTGACCGTTACCGAAAACCTGCAGGTGGTCGAGGGGGTGGCCGATCGCCGCCAGAGGATCGAGGCGATGTTCGACCGCTTCCCCGCCCTGGCCGAACGTCGCCGCACCCGCGCCGGCGCGCTGTCGGGCGGCGAGCGCCAGCAGCTGGCCTTCGCCCGGGCCCTGATGCCGGCACCGAAGCTGATGATCCTGGACGAGCCGACGGCGGCGCTGTCGCCTGCCCTGGTCCACGAGGTGCTGGAGCTGATCCGCGGCCTGCCGGCGCTGGGGGTCTCGGCCCTGCTGGTCGAACAGCGCGCCCGTCAGGCGCTGGCGATCAGTGATCGCGGCTACATCCTGGATACCGGGCGGGTGGTGATCCAAGACACCGCCGAACGCCTGCTTGCCGATGAACGCATGGCCGATCTCTATCTCGGCACCCATTGA